Proteins from one Candidatus Neomarinimicrobiota bacterium genomic window:
- the hutI gene encoding imidazolonepropionase, translated as MTADLLIINAAEVVSCAGFSEHPARGKQQAELGIIKDGAVAIANDRILATGKSAALRKAYPVADDKVIDARGGVVLPGFVDSHTHLIFAGDRADEWEARMQGKPYLEILREGGGILRTVRETRQASFNDLLDQARTWARRCLQYGTTTIEIKSGYGLDRDTELKMLEVARALGDEGPQRVVATYLGGHVVPPEHTAQRSAYLELVEATAAEVKEQGLAQFFDVFYEEEAFTLAETERLLTYARDLGFELKLHAEQFTSSGAAALGARLGAVSVDHLEHIDTAGLDALASTPSPPIAVLLPAVSFHLSLQQYAPARQIIDAGLPLALATDFNPGSSFTPSIPMVIALACRQLKMSVAEAIVATTINAAHALGIGAETGSLEPGKRADLIICDVPDHRWLGYAFGWNPVREVLVGGKLEQT; from the coding sequence GCTGTTGCCATCGCCAACGACAGAATCCTGGCAACGGGGAAAAGTGCCGCCCTGCGCAAGGCTTACCCTGTAGCCGACGATAAGGTTATTGATGCCCGGGGCGGCGTGGTGCTGCCGGGCTTCGTGGACTCCCATACCCACCTGATCTTCGCCGGGGACCGGGCCGACGAGTGGGAAGCCCGGATGCAGGGCAAGCCCTACCTGGAGATTCTGCGTGAAGGTGGCGGTATCCTGCGGACGGTTCGTGAAACCCGCCAGGCTTCCTTCAATGACCTGCTCGATCAGGCCCGAACCTGGGCCCGGCGCTGCCTGCAATATGGCACCACCACCATCGAGATCAAGAGCGGCTACGGCCTGGACCGCGACACTGAGCTCAAAATGCTGGAAGTAGCCCGGGCCCTCGGCGATGAAGGTCCCCAGCGGGTGGTCGCCACCTATCTGGGCGGCCACGTGGTGCCACCGGAGCACACCGCCCAGCGCAGCGCCTATCTGGAGCTGGTCGAGGCCACCGCCGCCGAGGTGAAAGAGCAGGGTCTGGCCCAATTCTTCGACGTGTTTTACGAAGAGGAAGCCTTTACCCTGGCCGAGACCGAACGCCTGCTGACCTACGCCCGGGACCTGGGCTTTGAGCTTAAGCTCCACGCCGAGCAGTTCACCTCCTCAGGGGCCGCCGCCCTGGGGGCCCGCCTGGGTGCGGTCTCAGTAGACCACCTGGAACATATCGACACCGCCGGTCTGGATGCACTGGCCTCCACACCTAGCCCCCCCATCGCCGTGCTCCTGCCGGCGGTGTCCTTCCACCTGAGCCTGCAACAATACGCCCCGGCCAGACAAATCATCGACGCCGGCCTCCCCCTGGCCCTGGCCACCGACTTCAATCCCGGCTCATCCTTCACCCCCTCCATCCCCATGGTCATCGCCCTGGCCTGCCGCCAGCTTAAAATGAGCGTGGCCGAGGCTATCGTAGCCACCACCATCAACGCCGCCCACGCCCTCGGTATAGGGGCCGAAACCGGCAGCCTGGAGCCGGGCAAACGCGCCGACCTAATCATCTGCGATGTGCCCGACCACCGCTGGCTGGGCTACGCCTTCGGGTGGAACCCGGTGCGGGAGGTGTTGGTCGGCGGGAAACTCGAACAGACCTGA